TCAGTCAACTTACAGTATAAAGGGACAAAAGAACCGACTCGGAGTGGATCGGGCGTCAATAAGACGGATAGTCCGGCCAGTGCAATACGAATGCAATGTTACGGGGATAATATGATAATGGCAATGGTTTTTTTGCATTTTTGCTGGCTGGTCCCATTAGGGATCTTCTTTTTTCAATTCGTAGCCGGTATTTTCGCCGCTCCGCCACGCACGTAGACCCTCGAATGATACAACGCAAGCAATCCTTGTTTCTTTTACTAGCGGCATTATTGGCCTTTGCCACATGGCTATTTCCAATATCATCATACAAGCGCAATGATGGAACGTACCAATTAAAGACTCTCGGGCTCTACGCAGAAGATGGGGTAGAGGTGGCGGATGTCGGTCTCAGGATCCCATTCGCGGCAATATTGACCGTTATCGGCGCTGGGTTGCTGTTCTGTATTTTCCTGTACAAGAACAGAACGCGTCAAATGCGTTTCGTACGGGCCGCATTCCTATTGACCCTCGCGGTAACAGCATTCATGTTCATCACGGACAATTCCGTACAGGCTTATCTCATGGTGGATCATGTGCTGGTGAGCACGTACGGTCTATCCTTCTACATGCCGCTCGCTATACTGGTATTGTGCGTTTTGGCAGAGCGCTCCATAAAAGCCGATGATGCGCTGGTGCGAAGTGCAGATCGTTTGCGGTAGGCATCAATTCACTTCCACTTTCAGGGTGGTCGTTCGTGTGCCAATTGAGAGTTTGAGCAAGTAGGATCCTGTAGGTAGATCCTCAACAGAGAATGTAAAAATTCCGTTACCGATCGTAGATTGGAAGGTGTTGCGATAGACCGTTTTACCGGACAGGCCAACAAGTTCAGCGAAGATCTGTTTACCATTATGGTCTGGTAACTGCACGGTGATCATATCGTGCGCAGGGTTCGGAGCAACAACTGCATTTAATGGACTTGGTTCGTAACGCTCCGGCAACCTTGTAAAGCCGGGCAAGCTGGCAGTATCCATACCCGCATTGATCGGTTCTGCAAGTAGTGCTGCGGCGGCAAGTGTGGCTTTTGTACAATTGGTAAGAAAGGGGATGTCGATCGTGGCTATTGCGTCATTCACTGTATGGTAATTGGGATTCCTGAAATTGGAACCATCCGTAAGCATCAGCGCCTGTCTTCCGCTATCCCAGAACACGGCATGGTCGCTGCGGCGAAGGTCTGGCACGATCTCGCTGTTGCCCGGTGCCGCAAGTGCAATGGTGCGTAAAGCAGATACGTATGTGCTGCTCGCAGTCAGGTAACTATTGATCAACGCTTGGGAGGCCACATTGCCGACAACGGTCAGGAAATCACCTCTGTTCTCATTGGCTTCAATTGCTGTGGTGGCATCCGGAAATAGAATGTTGAAACCTTGTGGCACCTCTTGGCTATTCGGTTCATCACTATAAAAGCCGATCATTTCCATATTCAACACGCCGTTGATCTGTTCCCACGCTGGAATACTGTTCAGTACATAATGTTGTGAACCGATCAGTCCTTGTTCTTCGAATGAAAAGCCTAGGAACCGCAGACTGTTCTTGAAATTGTATTGCGAAAGAATGCGAGCAATGGACATCGTCGCGACAACACCGGTAGCGTTATCATCTGCGCCTGGAACGTTGGCCACTGCGTCATAATGTGCATCCACTATAAAAGTGCTTGCCTCGTTCACGCATCCCGGTTTACGCCCAACTACATTGTCAGCTTGGGCAGCTCCGAACGGCACTGCAATTGAGGATCGTTGAAAGCCAGGCATGCTGAACGTGTTCCAGATCGAATCACGTACGGCTTGCAGTCCGTCCGGATCAGCGACATGGTTGCGCGGGATCGCAATGTATCCCAACCGATCTTGTATGATCTGCTCAGTGACCTGATCAACCATTTCCTGAATATCAGGCGTGTTGTCATCATAAGCCACCACCTTGACGATCACCGACCCAAGTGACGGAATTCCAGTATAATTCCAACTGATCGAAAGGCCGGATGCCGGTGCAATGTTGTTCCCGATCGCTCCAGTAACGGTTGTAACGTCCGCTAGAAATGTTTCACTATTATTCTGTGATGCTGAGAACATAACGGTACACAGGTCGTTGGTAGGGTCGATCAGATCATATTCCACCGTGATCATTGCTGATCCTTCATCCAAAATCACATTCGTTATTTGTACGCTAGGCGGGGCGTTCTGCGCAGCAGTATGAAAAGGAATACATGCGCACAGCAACAAGAAAAGGTAGAGCAGTATCCCCTTGAACATGGGTTGGTTGCTATGGATAGTGTTCCGAACTGGATCGATGTTGGTCGCGCTGCAATGCATGTTCCTCGTTTTTTGGCGTATTGGTGCCTATTTGTTTTTGAATTTCGCGATGGCGTTCCGTGTGAAATCGCTCAGTACCAACCGGCCACTGGTTGCGGCCCGATCAGCGAGTAAGGTATCCCAATCCTCGGTACCACGCCACATGATCTTTTTCAATTCCGCCATTGCCTCAGGACTATAGGTGGACAATTCTTTCGTGTGCTCTTCAATTTTGCTGTTGAGCGCGTCCATGGTCGGGAATAGTTCCGCGTAGATCCCGTTCTGCACGCACCACGCAGCACTACGCCGCGTTGCAGGGGTAGCCGATAATAGCCCGAAAACCCCGTTGCCGGTCTTGCGTTCAACTGCTGGCCCCACTACGAACGGACCAATTCCGATCGCTAATTCACTGAGCCTGGCGGATGCGTTTTCATGAGCATAGGCAATGTCCACAGCACAAGCCAAGCCCACACCACCACCAACGATATGGCTGTGGATACGTCCAATTACAAATACCGGAGCCTTGCGTATTGCGTTGATCACTGCGGCAAAGCCACTGAAAAAAACAGTGCCTGCTGCAATGTCATCAATGGCCAACAATTCATCGAAACTTGCACCAGCGCAAAAGGCTTTTTCGCCTTCGCTTTGGAGAATGATAACGCGCACATTCGTGTCATTGCCCGCTGTTTCAATAGCGCTTGCAATGCTTCTGAGAATATGCCCAGGTAGGCTGTTGCTTTTGGGATGGTGGAATGAAATGGTTGCAATACCTTCTTCAACTGTGCTATGTACGTGGCCGTCACTCATGGAAATGTGGTTCGTTCGGTTCAGGGGGCGAATGGAATGTAAGTTAGTTCGTTCGAACCATTTGGAACGGTGCGAAATTGCATAACAAGAACGATACGGCGAACTTACAGGGTAATTCATGATGGCAAGTGACGGATCGATCGGTTACTCGTCGAAACTAGAACCTAACTAAACAACGATGTTCGATCAGATAATTTCTTCCCTTAAGGAACAAGCAGGTTCAGCGCTTATGAGCAATTTGGGCCTCAATGAACAACAAACGGATGGGTCCATCACGGCAGCTGCCGATAGCGCAAAAGAAGTGCTTAGTGGCGGCGATGGCTTTGGTATGGACGATGTCATGAACCTTTTCAGCAGTGCTAATAACAGCTCTGGTGCCGATGGCATCCTAAGCCAAATTGGTACCGTATTATTGAGCAAGCTTACCGGTCAGGTAGGTCTGGATCGCAGTAAGGCCAGTGATGTTAGCGCGATGTTGCTCCCCATGTTGACCAATTTGATCACGGAAAAGTCCGGTGGCAATGCGGATATGCTAAAAGGTCTGCTAGGCGGTAATGGTGGTGGAATTGCTGACGTTGCCAAAGGCATGCTTGGCAATTTGTTCAAATAGGAACGATCTGATTTGAAATTGGGCCGGGTCTTCGAAAGAAGGTCCGGCCTTTTTCATACAGGATCATGCAGGAATGGGTTTTACGATCCTCTGTCCGGTGAACGGAATTGGTTGTACTCGGCTCCTAAGGAATGCCATGACTTCTTCTTCGGAAGAATGGACGTTGCCCACGTTCACGAAGTGTTTGGCAAGAATATCATAACGGTCCCTGATCAACAGCAGGAAGACATGCCCATAATTCAATCCAGAGAATACTACAGCTCGGTTCTTCGCAAAGTCATTCAAGTGCGTGTGGAAATAATTGGGGTGTTCGGTCCAGTGCATCGTTGGGTCGATGTGATGGCTGATGTGGTAACCGTCATTCCAACATTTATGATTGAACTTTACATTGATGCAGGTGATGCTGTTCTTGAAGTCGTTCCCAGGTTCATCCGGACAAATAAAGGTGTGCTGCGTCCAATTGCCTGCCATGGCCACTAATCTGAATGCGATGAACGGTAGGATGAATGCGACAACGGTTGCCGGCCAATTGACCAAGCACAACAATCCACAGAAAACGAAGAACAGGAATTCACCACGTGCTGCTTGCATCGCCAATTTATTCCTTTTACGACCGATCAGATACGCCACGAGCGTCCACATGCCAGTGAATAGAAAACGCAGGTAGTACCGTAGGAAATCCATACCCGAGTCCCGCTGATAGGGCATCGTGCTACTTTCGTCCAACTCCAGGTTATTCTCTACATGGTGCATTCCTACATGGTGTGCGCGATACGTTTCCGGAGATTGTCCGAAGAAAGGCGCTAGGACCCAGGGTAGGTATTGATTGAGGAAACCGTATTCCTTCTTGAAGAACGGACGATGGGTGGTACAATGCAACATCAACCCGAATGGACCTTTATACGTGATGTTGTTTATGAACAGATAGGTCAAAGCAATGACCCACCATAACCACGTGGGTACGAATGGCATGTACAGAAGCACCGCCATTGGTATCAATGTTACGGTAACGCGAAGGAGCAGATAGACGAATGGAAGATCACGCTTATCCCGGATCAACTTCAAGAAGAACCGGTCCAATGCTGAATAGCTGGTGGGTTCTACGTATGTGGGGTCCGTGTTAACTGGTACTGAAAGCATAAAGTGGTTCTGATGAGCGCAAGCTACGTATCAACGTGATGAAAGTGCGCATAAAGCGCGTTGAACCCTTGCGACGCTGACACCCACAAAGAGCTGCGGCCTACGTTTTTTCTGATCACCAAATTGTTAAAGCATAGGACACGACTGGTACTTGCTCGGAACCGAACTGTTCGCATGCATAAAAGAGAGGTAAATTCGCAGGTGTGAAACAGTCCCTGACAGTCCTCATTATCGCTATCGGTAACTTGGTTGCAGCCCAATCCGGTGTATCGCAATTCACGTCACGCCCACTTAAGCACACCTTTTATGTTTACTGGGGATATAACCGTTCCTACTATCGGGATTCCGATATATCATTCAAGGGAGAGGGGTATGAATTCAAGTTAAAGGGTGTACAGGCCATTGATGATCCTGAAAGGTTCTCACCCGATGTGTATTTCAACCCAAGCAAGTTCACGATCCCACAATTCAACGTTCGGGTCGGATTTCATATCAAAGATAATCTGAGCATATCATTGGGCTGGGATCATATGAAGTATGTAATGCGGGCGCCGCAGGTGGCTGTTATGGATGGATCCATCGACCCGGAGCTTTCTTGGCGTTATGGTCGGGAATACACCAATGAACCGATCGTGGTTGACCCGGATCTCTTGCTTTATGAGCATACGGACGGTCTCAATTTCGTGCGACTTGGATTGGAAACGCACGCACCTTTTTGGTCCGGATCGCGTCAGCGACTTCAGTTGGGGGTGTTGTTGGGCATCAATGCGGGCATGGTAATGCCGTGGACCGATGTTACTTTTCTGGAGGAACGCCAAGCAACAAGACTTCATCTAGCTGGCTGGGGGGCTTCCGCTACCATGGGGTTACGATTGAAATGGCGCAATACGTTCTTTCTGCAATATCAGGTACAACCCGGATATCTGGATCTGCGCGACATTCTTTTGCAGGACCACGGCCCAGCTAGAGCCAAGCAAAAGATCTGGTTCACTGAACTGAGCTTGACCGCAGGTGCATACGTGTCCATATTCAAAAGAAGATCCTGATATGGAGGATGTGGCCATCAAAACGGGAGTAGTTTGCTGGGTCGTTCTCCACATTAGCGCGTTGATATGAGGTGTTGCCATGCTTTACCAGGGCTGATCGATAATCTATATTAGCGGCCGTAAATTCATCCCCTGAACGTCATGACATTGAATAATTACACAGCTATTTTGACCATGATCACCGTATCGATCGGGTCTTTCCTGAATGGTACGGTCAAAGCACAAGGCGTTGATGCATGCGGTGCGGCTATCACACAGTCGCTTCCGCTCGGGGGTTCGCTAACGCTAACAGGTGACAATACATCAGCAACAGCGACAGGTGATTGGGCGCCAGGATCCAATTTTGCTGGTGCACCGGTCCTCTGGCACTCGTTCTCAATTTCTGATTGTGCCAATGTGACGGTCAGTTTTTGTGGATTATCTCCAGCTTGGGGCAATGTATTTGGAATTTTGAGCACGGATTGCCCAGCAGATAACCTTGTGACATTCTCCAATGTGAGCACAACAAGTTGTGGCGACGGAAATACGGTGTACACCTGGAATAGCTTGGCCCCTGGCACGTACAAACTTCCTGTAGTAAAGGATGCTGCACAAGGATCCGTTGGTGCATACAGTATTCTTTTGAGCTCTGAGGCTTGCAATTTGGATTTCTGCAATAACGCACCTGCCATCCCGATCTCGGTCGGGGAAACATTGACCTTCACAGGTGATGTAACGGATGCAACACCTACCGGAGATTTTGTAACAACCTCACCTTTTGCTGGAGCACCGGTCAAGTGGCATGCCTTCACAACGGAGTCCTGCACGAATATCACAGTAAGCTATTGTGGAACCACTGCAGGTTGGGGAACGGTGTTCGGAATTCTGAGTACGGATTGCCCGGCAGACAATACGGTGAATTTTTCTACCACGGAAACTTGTGCAAATGGTAATGTGATCTATAACTGGAATGAATTACCGATGGGTACGTACTACGTTCCCATCGTGCTTGATCCAGGGGCCGGTTCCGTGGGACCTTACTCGGTAACAGTAAATGCCTCGAATTGTTTCAATGACCTGTGTGCAACCATTACGCCGGGATCACTAGAGGTAGGTTCAACGCTCACCTTTACGGGTGATAACACCAATGCTACGGCTGCGAATGACTTCGTCGCAACTTCTCCTTTCAGTGGGGCACCTGTTGTTTGGCATGCGGTAACAACTACGCAGTGTTCGAATATAACGGTTGCGTTCTGTGGTCAATCACCTGTATTCGGCAACGTATTCGGCTTCCTCAGTACCACATGCCCAGCAGATCAAGTAACGGTATTCAGTACCACCAGCACCTGTGCTGATGGGAATATCATCTACACGTATGATGCTGTTCCGGCGGGTACCTACTACATACCTGTGGTATTGGACCCTGGCCAGAACTCGATCGGTGCTTACAGTATTGAGGTCAGTGCTACGGGCTGTTTCAATGACTTCTGCGATCAGGTTTCACCGGATGAGCTGGTGCTTGGAGAAACGTTGGTATTCAATGGAGATAACACCAACGCAACGGCCGCTAATGACTGGGTACCGGGCTCTTCATTCGCAGGTGCTCCGGTTCTCTGGCATGCCTTCACTACCACGGTGTGTTTGGATGTTACAGTAAGCTATTGTGGACAGGATCCGGTGTTCAGTAACGTCTTCGGATTCTTCAGCAGGGATTGTCCAGCTGGTGACCTGGTAACGTTCACCAGTTTCAGCAACACGGCCTGTGGTGATGGAAACTACATTTACTTCTGGAACGATCTGGAACCCGGCACCTATCTGATGCCAGTTGTTTTGGATCCGAGCGTTGGTCAAGTTGGTAGTTATAGCGTTAGCGTTGTTGGTACATCCTGTGATGTCGGGATCTACGAAGAGGATCCGGGACCTGGAGCGTCTATCCGAACCCTGCGGTAGATGAATTGGTGTTGCAGTTCAATGGAGAGAATGGTATGGGAACGATCGAGCTACTGGATCTGACCGGTCGTATTGTAATGCAAGAGACCCGCAATTTGTCACAAGGCGGTACCTATCGTTTCGATCTACCAGCAACAGTGACCTCTGGAACCTATGTGTTCCGGGTTGTTACTGAAAATGATCGCGTAGCGAAGCGTGTAGTGGTGCAATAAGCCTCTAGTGATCAATTCGGAACAGGCGCTCCGATCGGGCGCCTGTTCCATTTATGGACGATCCTGTTCAGTCTTGAGTATTCAATAGATCGGGTAGAAGTTGGCTGAAGGTGAGTGACCTGAATTGGGAAAGTGCCACTTTTGTAGTATCTTCAACTAAAATTGAATTACCATGGAAAAGCACACGAGCAACGACCCATTGGATCCGATCTATCCGCATGATCCCGGAAGTTCGCAGGACGTGAAGGGTATCGGAAGTTTGACGCGGAATACCAATGTGCTCCTATTGATCGTAGTTGCGGTAGTTGTGATGGCTGCGCTTTATTTTCTGGGAAGGACGGACACGACCCATGATGAAACGGTACCGGCTGCAACGGAGGTGCGTTAGACGAATACTAAGTGGTATTCAGCCGTGGATCGGCGAACTGGTCTTTTCTTTGTGGAGATGTATTAGTGGCACACTTTTTTCATTGCCATTACGTACTATTTCCATACCCACGAATGATCAAGAACATCCTGTCCGCGTTTTTTTCGATCCTCTTAGTGAACAATGCGGGGCTGTTCGGCCAATTACAGCCCGGTTTTCAACCGGATGAAGCGCGCGATATGATCATGTTGTGCAACACGCACACCTTCATTGATCTATATGGTTCGGATGAGAAGATGATACCCGGCGGGTACACACGGATCTATTCAAGTGTGGCTACACCATTGGACACGAAGTTCGAGGTATTCAGGAAGGGAAATGTTGGCGTGATCGAGTTCCGTGGATCAACCGCGAGTATGATGAGCTGGATGGTGAACGTTCACTCCAGCATGATCCCAGCGGAAGGCCGCATGGTGATAAATGGGAACAGATTTGATTACGAGTTTGCGGAGGATACCAGCGCTGCGGTACATGCAGGCTTTGCACTTGTGATCGGCACAATAGCGGAGGAGGTTCTCGGTCAGTTGAAGGAACTGCACAAGCTAGGTGTAAGTAATGTGATCATTACCGGTCACAGTCAGGGCGGTGCTTTAGCTCATTTAATGCGTGCCTATTTGGAGCATCTGCCACGGCGTAAACTTCCGACCCACATGGAATTCAAGACGTATTCATTCGCTGCGCCCATGGTCGGTGATAGGGCGTTCGCCACTGAGTACGAACGAGAGTATTGCACAAGGCTATCCAGCTTCAGCATCATCGAACCGGAAGATCCTGTACCGGATATGCCGATCGCCTACAGCGAGGGCAACGCCTTCTCGATGCAGAACATTTTGGCCATGATGACCGGTGGCCAAAGCATTAAGAACAATGCAAAGAACGCATTACTGAATCTGTTCAGTGGTGGAATGGAAAAGATCACCGGAGCTGCGGATGTATCTATAGCAAAACGTGTGGAAGGAGCAGTTGGCGAAGTGGTGATGCCGGATTATCGCAAGGAATGGAACTATTATCCGATGGCCACGAAGATCGAACTGGATGTGTTCGAGTATCCAAAGGTCTTAGTGGAACCAAAGCCGGGAAATGAAACCGTAGAAGACGGATCGTCAACGCCAAGCAAGCCCGAATACAAAAAGGAACCGAGTTTCTTTCACCATAAGCCTTACAATTATTACGTCGGTGTGCTGAAGCGTTATTTCCCCGATGCGTATGAGGCGCTTGAAGTCAAGGTGCTGCCTGAGAATTTGTAGTGCCTGCTGACGATTGGAACGGCGCTTTTCCAGTTTGTCCGGATCGAACTGGATCTTTCCCATCGTGCAAGCTCATCGTGTTAATACCATTTCATCTTACAGAAACGGCTAAAGTTGTGTAGCTATTTTTTGATCAGGCGATCAAGAAAATCTTTTCATAGCCATAGCTATGGAACTATTTTATTGAGAAGCATGGTTGGAAAAGAGCGAGCAAATTGGTCGAGACTGTATGACGAAATGGTATAAGATGCGAACTGGATCTAGATCCAACCGCTGAACATGAACGGCACTTGATCTGGTCGTGTAGTGTTTTATTTGTGGGTTCATTCCAACTGGATCACGCTCATTTTAAGGATTTTACACAATGAAGGACTCGTATTTCATGCCAGCTGGATTGACTTGGCGTAAGATAAATCGCCATCTTGCTCCAATGGTATACTCCCGCTCAAGTATGACGGACCTTTTGCGTTCGTCATTTCTTATTGGTTTTATGTTCTGGTCTGGAACATGGGTGGTAGCACAGAATGGCTATTCACCGTGTTCGGCGTTGCCCATTGATTCGACCACGTGCATAGTTGTGGACAACACAATGGCACCTGGTAGCGGGTTGGATCCTGGGTGTGCGGGTTATGAAGGTCATGATGTTTGGTATGCCATGGTCGTTCCGGAAGGTGGGACGGTTGTAGTGAACACTGCGGATAATGGAGATCTGGACGACACTGCGGTTGCAATATGGACCGGGACTTCATGCGCTGGTCTAAGTCCTAGCGGGTGTGATGATGATGGTGGTGAAGGATATCATGGAAATTTGTTCATACCATCATTGACCCCAGGGGATTCAGTTTGGATCCAGGCTTTTGGGTATGGCACAGGAACCGGTACATTCCAGCTGTGCGTGGCTACTCCCCAGCTTGTAGAGCTTGAGAGTTCTGAGTTACCCATCGTGGAGATCAACACATTGGGGCAGGTCATAACGAATGGGCCCAAGATCGATGCGTTGATGGAGATCACATACAGTGGCGCTGGAAACCTCACATATCCCACTGACCCACCTAACATTTACTCCGGTTCCATTGGTATTGAAGTGCGTGGGGCAAGCTCTGCGGGTTACTTACAACGACCCTATGGATTCGAGACCAGGGATTCCTTGGGTGAGAACCTGAACGTCTCTCTATTGAACATGCCGGAGGAAAATGATTGGGTGCTTCTATCGAATTTCAATGATCGATCCCTGATCAAGAACCAATTGAGCTTCCGGATCTCACAGGAAATGGGACAATACGCACCCCGGACCCACTTGTGCGAGGTAAACGTGAATGACCGATATCAAGGGATCTACGTATTCGGCGAAAAGATCAAACGGGATGCTGGGCGCGTTGATATCGCTAAGCTCACGGAATTCGATATTAGTGGGGACGACCTGACGGGTGGCTATATCATAGGTCAGAATCTTTGGAACAGTAGCAACAGTTTCGAGTCGAATTACTCGCCAATTGACCATCCTGAGCTGGATATCCATTTTACCTATGAGTATCCAGATGAGGATCTGATCACCATCGAACAGAAAACGTATATCGCAGCTTTTGTGGACAGTTTGGAGACAACGCTTTATGCATCGGATTTCAGCGACAACGAAACCGGCTATCGGAAGTACATGGATGTTAAGTCGTTCATTGATTATTTTCTGGTGAATGAAGTTGCAAGGAATGGGGATGGCTTCAAGAAGAGCGTATTTTTTCACAAGGACAAAAATTCGAACGGGTCGAAATTAAAGGCTGGCCCTGTCTGGGATTTCGATTGGGCTTGGAAGAACATCTACGAGTGTGATATCGTATCCCAGATCGATGGATCCGGTTGGGCACATCAGGTGAATAATTGCCCAACGGATAATAATTCCTGTGGCTGGTATATCCGTTTATTGGAGGATGAGGCATTCCGGAATGAACTCCATTGCACGTACACCAATTACCGGACAACGATGTTGGATACGGCTTTCATGTTCCAATACATTGATAGCATTGTCGGTCGTGTAGAAAATGCACAAGCGCGTCACTTTGAAACATGGCCTATCTTAGGCATTAGCGGTCCAGCACCGGATATTGGCCCTGTGCCAACAACTTACGCGGATGAGATCACGGCATTCAAAGCATGGATCACCTTAAGACTCGATTGGTTGGATGCGAACATGCCGGGACTTTGCCAAACGGTGAGCGCGAATGCTATTTCGGAGCGTGATCCACTAACGATCTTTCCGAATCCGAGTACCGGAAGGGTCACCATAC
This genomic window from Flavobacteriales bacterium contains:
- a CDS encoding DUF4293 domain-containing protein codes for the protein MIQRKQSLFLLLAALLAFATWLFPISSYKRNDGTYQLKTLGLYAEDGVEVADVGLRIPFAAILTVIGAGLLFCIFLYKNRTRQMRFVRAAFLLTLAVTAFMFITDNSVQAYLMVDHVLVSTYGLSFYMPLAILVLCVLAERSIKADDALVRSADRLR
- a CDS encoding M28 family peptidase is translated as MFKGILLYLFLLLCACIPFHTAAQNAPPSVQITNVILDEGSAMITVEYDLIDPTNDLCTVMFSASQNNSETFLADVTTVTGAIGNNIAPASGLSISWNYTGIPSLGSVIVKVVAYDDNTPDIQEMVDQVTEQIIQDRLGYIAIPRNHVADPDGLQAVRDSIWNTFSMPGFQRSSIAVPFGAAQADNVVGRKPGCVNEASTFIVDAHYDAVANVPGADDNATGVVATMSIARILSQYNFKNSLRFLGFSFEEQGLIGSQHYVLNSIPAWEQINGVLNMEMIGFYSDEPNSQEVPQGFNILFPDATTAIEANENRGDFLTVVGNVASQALINSYLTASSTYVSALRTIALAAPGNSEIVPDLRRSDHAVFWDSGRQALMLTDGSNFRNPNYHTVNDAIATIDIPFLTNCTKATLAAAALLAEPINAGMDTASLPGFTRLPERYEPSPLNAVVAPNPAHDMITVQLPDHNGKQIFAELVGLSGKTVYRNTFQSTIGNGIFTFSVEDLPTGSYLLKLSIGTRTTTLKVEVN
- a CDS encoding enoyl-CoA hydratase/isomerase family protein: MSDGHVHSTVEEGIATISFHHPKSNSLPGHILRSIASAIETAGNDTNVRVIILQSEGEKAFCAGASFDELLAIDDIAAGTVFFSGFAAVINAIRKAPVFVIGRIHSHIVGGGVGLACAVDIAYAHENASARLSELAIGIGPFVVGPAVERKTGNGVFGLLSATPATRRSAAWCVQNGIYAELFPTMDALNSKIEEHTKELSTYSPEAMAELKKIMWRGTEDWDTLLADRAATSGRLVLSDFTRNAIAKFKNK
- a CDS encoding fatty acid desaturase, yielding MLSVPVNTDPTYVEPTSYSALDRFFLKLIRDKRDLPFVYLLLRVTVTLIPMAVLLYMPFVPTWLWWVIALTYLFINNITYKGPFGLMLHCTTHRPFFKKEYGFLNQYLPWVLAPFFGQSPETYRAHHVGMHHVENNLELDESSTMPYQRDSGMDFLRYYLRFLFTGMWTLVAYLIGRKRNKLAMQAARGEFLFFVFCGLLCLVNWPATVVAFILPFIAFRLVAMAGNWTQHTFICPDEPGNDFKNSITCINVKFNHKCWNDGYHISHHIDPTMHWTEHPNYFHTHLNDFAKNRAVVFSGLNYGHVFLLLIRDRYDILAKHFVNVGNVHSSEEEVMAFLRSRVQPIPFTGQRIVKPIPA
- a CDS encoding T9SS type A sorting domain-containing protein; translation: MLQFNGENGMGTIELLDLTGRIVMQETRNLSQGGTYRFDLPATVTSGTYVFRVVTENDRVAKRVVVQ
- a CDS encoding lipase family protein codes for the protein MIKNILSAFFSILLVNNAGLFGQLQPGFQPDEARDMIMLCNTHTFIDLYGSDEKMIPGGYTRIYSSVATPLDTKFEVFRKGNVGVIEFRGSTASMMSWMVNVHSSMIPAEGRMVINGNRFDYEFAEDTSAAVHAGFALVIGTIAEEVLGQLKELHKLGVSNVIITGHSQGGALAHLMRAYLEHLPRRKLPTHMEFKTYSFAAPMVGDRAFATEYEREYCTRLSSFSIIEPEDPVPDMPIAYSEGNAFSMQNILAMMTGGQSIKNNAKNALLNLFSGGMEKITGAADVSIAKRVEGAVGEVVMPDYRKEWNYYPMATKIELDVFEYPKVLVEPKPGNETVEDGSSTPSKPEYKKEPSFFHHKPYNYYVGVLKRYFPDAYEALEVKVLPENL
- a CDS encoding CotH kinase family protein; this encodes MVYSRSSMTDLLRSSFLIGFMFWSGTWVVAQNGYSPCSALPIDSTTCIVVDNTMAPGSGLDPGCAGYEGHDVWYAMVVPEGGTVVVNTADNGDLDDTAVAIWTGTSCAGLSPSGCDDDGGEGYHGNLFIPSLTPGDSVWIQAFGYGTGTGTFQLCVATPQLVELESSELPIVEINTLGQVITNGPKIDALMEITYSGAGNLTYPTDPPNIYSGSIGIEVRGASSAGYLQRPYGFETRDSLGENLNVSLLNMPEENDWVLLSNFNDRSLIKNQLSFRISQEMGQYAPRTHLCEVNVNDRYQGIYVFGEKIKRDAGRVDIAKLTEFDISGDDLTGGYIIGQNLWNSSNSFESNYSPIDHPELDIHFTYEYPDEDLITIEQKTYIAAFVDSLETTLYASDFSDNETGYRKYMDVKSFIDYFLVNEVARNGDGFKKSVFFHKDKNSNGSKLKAGPVWDFDWAWKNIYECDIVSQIDGSGWAHQVNNCPTDNNSCGWYIRLLEDEAFRNELHCTYTNYRTTMLDTAFMFQYIDSIVGRVENAQARHFETWPILGISGPAPDIGPVPTTYADEITAFKAWITLRLDWLDANMPGLCQTVSANAISERDPLTIFPNPSTGRVTIQGSLRGGTIGQLHMYDVTGRSIGSIPIAAGTVSMAHEMPGSGTYYFKLYENSALVQTGKLVVL